The Campylobacter concisus genome has a window encoding:
- the wecB gene encoding non-hydrolyzing UDP-N-acetylglucosamine 2-epimerase → MKLLTILGARPQFIKAGSVSREISKFDSIKEIIVHTGQHYDANMSDIFFDEMQIPKPNYFLGIGGKTHGAMTGQMMEKIEEIAFSAKPDMIMVYGDTNSTLAGALVASKLHIKLAHVEAGLRSFNTKMPEEINRILTDRVSQILFCPTDTAVQNLKNEGFEKFDCKVIKSGDVMQDGAIFYKKFAKKPNLNVDKKFILCTIHRAENTDNEVRLKAIFEALNDIAKNIQVILPLHPRTKKILQNLNINTINLTIIEPVGYLEMTWLIDNCFFVMTDSGGLQKEAFFFKKQCITLRDETEWVELVKCKANILVGANKDKILAAFSTIKTFDENNLELNLYGNGKASEIIVKEILNA, encoded by the coding sequence ATGAAACTTCTGACAATTTTAGGCGCAAGACCACAGTTTATAAAAGCAGGATCGGTGAGCCGTGAGATATCCAAATTTGATAGCATCAAAGAGATTATAGTTCATACTGGCCAGCACTATGATGCAAACATGAGTGATATATTTTTTGATGAGATGCAAATACCAAAGCCAAACTATTTTTTGGGCATTGGAGGTAAAACTCATGGTGCTATGACCGGACAGATGATGGAGAAAATAGAAGAGATAGCTTTCAGTGCAAAGCCAGATATGATAATGGTATATGGCGATACAAATTCTACATTAGCTGGTGCATTAGTTGCTTCAAAGCTGCACATAAAGCTCGCACATGTTGAAGCTGGGCTAAGAAGTTTTAATACAAAAATGCCCGAGGAGATCAATAGAATTTTGACAGATCGTGTGAGTCAAATTTTATTTTGTCCTACTGATACCGCAGTGCAGAATTTGAAAAACGAAGGTTTTGAAAAATTTGACTGCAAAGTAATAAAAAGTGGCGATGTAATGCAAGATGGGGCAATATTTTATAAAAAGTTTGCAAAAAAGCCAAATCTGAATGTTGATAAAAAATTTATACTTTGTACTATACATAGGGCCGAAAATACAGATAATGAGGTTAGACTTAAGGCTATTTTTGAAGCTTTAAATGATATAGCTAAAAATATCCAAGTTATCTTACCGCTTCATCCAAGAACCAAAAAGATATTGCAAAATTTAAACATAAACACTATAAATCTTACCATTATAGAGCCGGTTGGTTATTTGGAAATGACATGGCTTATTGATAATTGCTTTTTTGTAATGACCGATAGCGGAGGACTTCAGAAAGAGGCATTTTTCTTTAAAAAACAGTGTATTACATTACGTGATGAAACGGAGTGGGTGGAGCTTGTAAAATGCAAGGCAAATATTTTAGTGGGTGCAAATAAAGATAAAATTTTAGCTGCCTTTTCAACTATAAAAACTTTTGATGAAAATAATTTGGAATTAAATTTATATGGCAATGGTAAGGCAAGCGAGATAATAGTTAAAGAGATATTAAATGCCTAA
- a CDS encoding glycosyltransferase has translation MMFKQNSSVTLVVLNNFKNDSRVLKEAQTLQSNGYNVKVVALHEEPLLEFDNISNISIHRIRLKTRNWSKHKIIQIIKYMEFLYKFIKEYKKSDILHCNDLDTLPIGVLIKIFFNKKVKIVYDAHEFEINQKPHQSKISIKLLYFLEKFLIKYTDACFTVSESIADEYYKMYAVKPTILYNSPKFIKPKKTDIFREKFSIKQSSIIMLYQGGLSRGRGLELLLDAFKIRKDDIVVIVFMGYGELEETIKDYANKYSNIFYHVAVSPNELLDYTSSAAAAVSYIYNSCLNYYYCMPNKFFEYTMAGLPVLVSNLKDLSENVKKYNLGVVVDEDTPYGINKAIDELLQIDFEVLRANALKFAKENSWEIQERKMIAVYEELKNGC, from the coding sequence ATGATGTTCAAGCAAAATAGTAGTGTTACGTTAGTGGTATTAAATAATTTTAAAAATGACAGTAGGGTATTGAAAGAAGCACAAACCTTGCAAAGCAATGGTTATAATGTGAAAGTTGTTGCACTTCATGAAGAGCCACTATTAGAATTTGATAATATATCTAACATTTCTATTCATAGAATTAGGTTGAAAACTAGAAATTGGTCAAAGCATAAAATAATTCAAATAATAAAGTATATGGAATTTTTATATAAATTTATAAAAGAATATAAAAAATCAGATATTCTCCATTGCAATGATCTTGATACTTTGCCTATAGGTGTTTTGATAAAAATATTTTTTAACAAAAAAGTTAAAATTGTTTATGATGCGCATGAATTTGAAATAAACCAAAAGCCGCATCAAAGTAAAATATCCATAAAGCTACTATATTTTTTAGAAAAATTTCTAATCAAATATACTGATGCTTGTTTTACTGTTAGTGAGTCTATAGCAGATGAATATTATAAAATGTATGCAGTTAAACCAACAATATTATACAATTCTCCAAAATTTATTAAACCAAAAAAAACAGATATTTTTAGAGAGAAATTTTCTATTAAACAAAGCTCTATAATTATGCTTTATCAAGGAGGGTTAAGCCGCGGTAGAGGTCTTGAATTATTACTGGACGCCTTTAAAATTCGCAAAGATGATATTGTAGTGATTGTTTTTATGGGATATGGTGAGCTTGAAGAAACTATTAAAGATTATGCAAATAAATATAGCAATATATTCTATCATGTCGCAGTTTCTCCAAATGAATTATTAGATTATACTTCTTCTGCTGCTGCTGCTGTATCGTATATTTACAATAGTTGCCTTAATTATTATTATTGTATGCCAAATAAATTTTTTGAATATACTATGGCTGGACTTCCAGTCTTGGTTTCAAATTTAAAGGATTTAAGCGAAAATGTAAAAAAATATAACCTTGGTGTAGTGGTTGACGAAGATACGCCATATGGAATAAATAAGGCAATTGATGAGCTATTGCAGATAGATTTTGAAGTGCTAAGAGCAAATGCCTTAAAATTTGCCAAAGAAAATTCTTGGGAAATTCAAGAAAGAAAGATGATTGCTGTTTATGAGGAACTAAAAAATGGTTGTTAA
- a CDS encoding YeiH family protein: protein MSHKFLAVLVLALICAISFTLSNTLLTKFHTSPLIISIILGAIFANLFTKQTQILKSSGVVAIAGKQILRLGIILFGFNISLSEIASVGTLGVIYASFMVFATFCFALFVAKALGLSKDSAVLIGSGASICGAAAVMATQNEIKADANKLAIAICTVVLFGTIGMFIYPFIAKFLALTPHQTGFFIGGSLHEVAHVVAASAAFDGTVSSTALIIKMLRVIMLVPFLFLLNFLNLSQNSGGSKLKSIPWFALFFLVAICVRSLPFFPENLVQILKLAASICLCVAMCALGFGIDRSIFKATGKKPFLLAFFIFLWLICSSLVFVKTLC, encoded by the coding sequence ATGTCTCATAAATTTCTTGCTGTGCTTGTTTTAGCGCTCATATGCGCCATTTCTTTTACGCTCTCAAACACACTTTTGACTAAATTTCACACCAGCCCACTCATCATCTCTATTATTTTAGGTGCTATTTTTGCAAATCTTTTTACAAAACAGACTCAAATTTTAAAAAGTAGTGGCGTCGTAGCGATCGCTGGGAAGCAAATTTTAAGGCTAGGCATCATACTTTTTGGCTTTAACATAAGTCTTAGCGAGATCGCAAGTGTCGGCACTCTTGGCGTGATATACGCATCATTTATGGTATTTGCGACCTTTTGCTTTGCGCTTTTTGTAGCCAAAGCCTTGGGACTTAGCAAGGATAGTGCCGTGCTCATTGGCTCAGGGGCAAGTATATGCGGTGCAGCTGCTGTTATGGCTACACAAAATGAGATAAAAGCAGACGCAAACAAGCTTGCTATCGCCATTTGCACGGTGGTGCTCTTTGGGACTATTGGCATGTTTATCTATCCATTTATCGCTAAATTTCTAGCTCTCACGCCACACCAAACCGGTTTTTTTATCGGTGGCTCACTTCACGAAGTAGCCCATGTAGTGGCAGCCTCAGCGGCATTTGACGGCACAGTAAGTAGCACTGCCCTCATCATAAAAATGCTTCGCGTCATCATGCTAGTACCATTTTTGTTTTTGCTAAATTTCTTAAATTTAAGCCAAAATAGCGGTGGTTCAAAGCTAAAGAGCATACCATGGTTTGCGCTATTTTTCTTAGTGGCGATCTGCGTTAGATCTTTGCCATTTTTCCCTGAAAATTTGGTGCAAATTTTAAAGCTAGCCGCTAGTATCTGTCTTTGCGTTGCGATGTGTGCTTTGGGATTTGGGATAGATAGGAGTATATTTAAAGCGACGGGCAAAAAGCCATTTTTGCTAGCATTTTTTATATTTTTATGGCTTATTTGCTCATCGCTTGTTTTTGTTAAGACTCTTTGCTAG
- a CDS encoding glycosyltransferase, protein MVVKISHLTSAHPRYDTRIFLKMCSSLAKKENYNVSLVVADGKGDEIKNGLSILDVGVNAGNRFTRMTKVTGKIFKKAIELDSDIYHLHDPELMPVGLKLKKLGKKVIFDSHEDVDKDILSKEWIPKNLRSIVSFIYASYERYACKKFDYIVTATPHIRDKFLKINKNCIDINNFPILNELLTSVSWAEKKDEVCYIGGISRVRGVIEIIKAIKSIEGVMLNLVGEFDNISFSKDVRKLIEEAKVKEYGFLDRKGVCNVLKFSKAGLVVLYPIVNYLDSLPIKMFEYMSAGIPVVASNFPLWKEIIEKNRCGVCVDPLSPKDIAKAINFIVQNPQIAQKMGENGKRAILEKYNWQIEEQKLFNIYEGLLK, encoded by the coding sequence ATGGTTGTTAAAATCTCTCACCTTACTTCAGCTCATCCTAGATATGATACTCGTATATTTTTAAAAATGTGTAGCTCTCTAGCAAAAAAAGAAAATTATAACGTGAGTTTGGTTGTTGCAGATGGCAAAGGTGATGAGATAAAAAATGGATTAAGTATATTGGATGTGGGTGTAAATGCTGGTAACAGATTTACACGTATGACAAAAGTTACTGGAAAAATTTTTAAAAAAGCTATTGAGCTAGATAGCGATATTTATCATTTACATGATCCGGAGTTAATGCCGGTTGGTCTAAAACTTAAAAAACTTGGGAAGAAAGTTATATTTGATTCACATGAAGATGTAGATAAGGATATTTTATCAAAAGAGTGGATACCTAAAAATCTAAGAAGTATTGTTTCTTTCATTTATGCTTCTTATGAAAGGTATGCTTGTAAAAAATTTGATTATATTGTTACCGCTACGCCACATATTAGAGATAAATTTTTAAAAATAAATAAAAATTGTATTGATATTAATAATTTTCCTATTTTAAATGAGCTTCTAACTAGCGTATCATGGGCTGAAAAAAAAGACGAAGTTTGTTATATAGGTGGAATTTCTAGAGTCAGAGGCGTTATAGAGATTATAAAAGCTATTAAAAGTATAGAAGGTGTTATGCTAAATTTGGTTGGAGAGTTTGACAATATTAGCTTTTCAAAAGATGTTAGGAAGCTAATTGAAGAAGCAAAGGTAAAAGAATATGGTTTCTTGGATAGAAAAGGAGTTTGTAATGTGTTAAAATTTTCAAAAGCCGGTCTTGTTGTTTTATATCCTATTGTGAATTATCTTGATTCTTTACCTATAAAAATGTTTGAATATATGAGCGCAGGGATTCCAGTGGTAGCTTCAAATTTTCCACTTTGGAAAGAAATTATCGAAAAAAATAGATGTGGAGTTTGTGTTGATCCGCTAAGTCCAAAGGATATAGCCAAGGCTATAAACTTTATCGTGCAAAATCCACAAATTGCCCAAAAAATGGGAGAAAATGGCAAGAGGGCTATTTTGGAAAAATATAATTGGCAAATTGAGGAGCAAAAATTGTTTAATATTTATGAAGGTCTACTAAAATGA
- a CDS encoding sugar transferase has product MIILGEKYTFTKLELEKLRKKFGQVNFLSPETSDAKALRSALENLIKSGDQRLIVLNTQKPFDSKLVRFLTLLQFKTKYKKIKFLNVESFLEIYLQKCYIPENGENLNFLNDIKPYNAFEYALKRVIDYASCSLLLVILFVLKFYVKKKIDEQSPGSLYFLQNRVGLGNREFECIKFRSMVVDAEKDGAKFASKNDERVFEFGDFMRKTRIDEVPQCVNVLRGQMHLIGPRPERRYWINFFEKEIPYYNERHIVRPGITGWAQVNYPYGANSLDAKQKLMYDLYYIKHWSLWLEIKIIAKTIVIIFTKKGV; this is encoded by the coding sequence ATGATCATCCTTGGCGAAAAATATACTTTCACCAAACTAGAGCTAGAGAAGCTTAGGAAGAAATTTGGTCAGGTAAATTTTCTATCCCCAGAAACTAGCGACGCAAAAGCTCTTCGAAGCGCGCTAGAAAATCTCATAAAATCAGGCGATCAGAGGCTAATAGTGCTAAATACCCAAAAGCCCTTTGATAGCAAGCTGGTGAGATTTCTCACGCTTTTGCAGTTTAAGACGAAGTATAAAAAGATCAAATTTCTAAATGTGGAGAGCTTTTTAGAAATTTATCTGCAAAAGTGCTACATCCCAGAAAATGGCGAAAATTTAAACTTTTTAAACGATATCAAGCCTTACAATGCCTTTGAATACGCCTTAAAACGCGTGATCGACTACGCAAGCTGCTCGCTGCTTCTTGTGATACTTTTTGTGCTTAAATTTTATGTAAAGAAAAAGATAGACGAGCAGTCCCCTGGCAGCCTTTACTTCTTGCAAAACAGGGTTGGGCTGGGCAACAGAGAATTTGAATGCATCAAATTTCGCTCGATGGTGGTTGATGCTGAAAAAGATGGGGCTAAATTTGCTAGCAAAAACGATGAGAGAGTCTTTGAATTTGGCGATTTTATGCGTAAAACTCGCATCGACGAGGTGCCACAGTGCGTAAATGTGCTTCGAGGGCAGATGCACCTAATAGGCCCAAGGCCAGAGCGAAGATATTGGATAAATTTCTTTGAAAAAGAGATACCTTACTACAATGAACGCCACATCGTCCGCCCAGGGATTACCGGCTGGGCACAGGTAAACTACCCTTACGGCGCGAATTCACTTGACGCTAAACAAAAGCTGATGTATGATCTTTACTACATAAAGCACTGGTCACTTTGGCTGGAGATAAAGATCATAGCAAAAACTATCGTAATTATTTTTACTAAAAAAGGCGTTTAG
- a CDS encoding glycosyltransferase family 4 protein produces the protein MPKSVVFIGHYNGAKDDFDTRHFFFAKELVGLGYKTTIINAAFSHRIHDAKLIDNQYISHIDSGVSFFSIKTPFYKGNGLRRIVNMFAFVLNLIKCTKKLLVEIGNIDVIIMASPHPFAIFAAKFMANKAKAKLIIDIKDIWPLSITELTSAKKYHPFVMLTKLTELFAYRVQDKIISPLNNINEYFYDSGLNIQAKHIPTGLDLDFYENINHKNLQIDIPSDKFIVGYIGGITKSNAIEFLLESANYFLQNYKDILFLVVGDGSNKNNLVKKYNSSNILYIDAVKKEEAFMIMSKCDVLYRAMLPLKIYSYGISPLKMNEYMFAGVPIVHSFDYKEHDIVMKAGCGISVKSGSMLEIQNAILKIYNMPKEEREQMGQNGKEYVKNNLSYKVLVKKMIEVL, from the coding sequence ATGCCTAAAAGTGTTGTATTTATTGGACATTATAATGGCGCTAAGGATGATTTCGATACTAGACATTTTTTCTTTGCTAAAGAATTGGTGGGGCTTGGCTATAAAACAACAATAATTAATGCTGCATTTTCTCACCGTATCCATGACGCAAAGCTTATAGATAATCAATATATTTCACACATTGATAGTGGAGTTAGTTTTTTTAGTATAAAAACACCATTCTATAAAGGTAATGGACTTAGACGCATAGTAAATATGTTTGCATTTGTGTTAAATTTAATAAAATGCACAAAAAAACTATTAGTTGAAATAGGAAATATTGATGTTATTATAATGGCCTCTCCGCATCCGTTTGCTATTTTTGCCGCAAAATTTATGGCAAATAAAGCAAAAGCCAAACTAATAATTGATATTAAAGATATATGGCCATTATCTATTACAGAATTGACGAGTGCAAAAAAATATCATCCATTTGTAATGCTCACAAAGCTGACGGAACTTTTTGCTTATAGGGTTCAAGATAAGATTATATCTCCTCTTAATAATATAAATGAATATTTTTATGATTCTGGTCTTAACATTCAAGCTAAGCATATTCCTACTGGACTTGACTTGGATTTTTATGAAAATATAAATCATAAAAATTTACAAATAGATATACCAAGTGATAAATTTATAGTCGGTTATATAGGAGGTATTACGAAATCGAATGCTATAGAATTTTTACTAGAGAGTGCCAACTATTTTTTACAAAATTATAAAGATATTTTATTTTTAGTTGTGGGAGATGGGTCTAATAAAAATAATCTAGTAAAAAAATATAATTCAAGTAATATTTTGTATATAGATGCAGTTAAAAAAGAGGAAGCTTTTATGATAATGTCTAAATGTGATGTTTTGTACCGTGCAATGTTACCATTAAAAATTTATAGTTACGGGATATCTCCACTTAAAATGAATGAGTACATGTTTGCTGGTGTGCCAATAGTTCATTCTTTTGACTATAAGGAGCATGATATTGTAATGAAAGCAGGATGTGGTATTAGCGTTAAATCTGGTAGTATGCTTGAAATACAAAACGCTATCTTGAAAATTTACAATATGCCAAAAGAGGAAAGAGAACAAATGGGGCAAAATGGTAAAGAATATGTTAAAAATAATTTATCATATAAAGTATTAGTTAAAAAAATGATAGAAGTTTTATGA